A window of Fragaria vesca subsp. vesca linkage group LG7, FraVesHawaii_1.0, whole genome shotgun sequence contains these coding sequences:
- the LOC101299908 gene encoding glucan endo-1,3-beta-glucosidase, basic isoform-like: MAVLGCIALILCVLANFDNYAGRVGALDIGVCYGTLGSDLPAPADVVNIYKQHGIAKMRLFNPNPAVLDVLKGSGIGVTIGIANEDLENLATGQAAVETWFNNNIAHYVNDVTINYIAVGNEADRSGGLKNIFTVMPLLNNVVRDKGIKVTTVLSSSVLASSYPPSSGAFTLEAYSTMAGILAFLASTDSPLMINVYPYFAYKSDPGNVRLDYAQFTATETVVQDGEYSYVNLFDAIVDAFIAAMDKAGGANNIRVVVSESGWPSDGSGSITTPELAATYNKNLLNHILKKGGTPRRPGSNIEGFIFAMFNENQKPAGEEQHFGLFYPTMQPVYDVFS; the protein is encoded by the coding sequence ATGGCGGTACTTGGATGCATTGCTCTCATTTTGTGTGTTTTAGCAAACTTTGACAACTATGCAGGCCGTGTGGGAGCTTTAGACATCGGTGTTTGCTATGGGACGTTAGGAAGTGACCTTCCTGCACCAGCAGATGTTGTCAATATCTACAAACAACACGGCATAGCGAAAATGAGGCTCTTCAATCCAAACCCTGCAGTACTTGACGTCCTGAAAGGGAGTGGAATCGGTGTCACTATCGGCATTGCAAACGAGGACTTGGAGAATTTGGCAACAGGCCAAGCTGCTGTTGAGACATGGTTCAATAACAATATAGCTCATTATGTAAATGACGTTACCATCAATTACATCGCCGTCGGCAATGAGGCCGACCGGTCAGGGGGCCTCAAAAATATCTTCACGGTGATGCCGTTGTTAAATAACGTAGTCCGTGACAAAGGGATCAAGGTGACCACAGTTCTGTCATCATCTGTCCTAGCATCTTCGTACCCGCCTTCAAGTGGTGCATTCACACTAGAGGCTTATAGTACAATGGCCGGCATTCTTGCGTTTCTAGCATCCACTGATTCTCCCCTTATGATCAATGTGTATCCTTACTTTGCCTACAAGTCAGACCCTGGCAATGTTCGATTAGACTATGCACAATTCACTGCAACCGAGACGGTGGTTCAAGACGGGGAATATAGCTACGTCAACCTGTTTGATGCCATTGTAGATGCTTTTATTGCAGCCATGGACAAAGCAGGCGGTGCAAATAATATTAGAGTTGTGGTGTCTGAAAGTGGTTGGCCTTCTGATGGTAGCGGAAGTATCACCACGCCAGAACTCGCAGCCACTTATAACAAGAATTTGTTGAATCATATTCTTAAAAAGGGAGGGACACCAAGAAGACCTGGTTCAAACATTGAAGGGTTTATCTTTGCCATGTTCAATGAGAATCAGAAACCTGCTGGCGAGGAGCAACACTTTGGTCTTTTTTATCCCACCATGCAACCTGTTTATGATGTATTCTCTTGA
- the LOC101300191 gene encoding uncharacterized protein LOC101300191 translates to MNIIRILNEINVTVSYLKFEFEMKDLGKTRFGLGLELENRVTEILICQSAYVQKMLMLFNIDKAHALGTPMITRSLDITKDPFRQKDDDEEVLGAETPYLDAIGTLLYLAQCTQLDIAFIVPYIELGLFFPYSETRVQKIPLGISGTQLSASHRETVSNIATAAGYAHSRLVS, encoded by the exons ATGAATATCATTAGAATTCTCAATGAGATCAATGTGACGGTTAGCTACTTGAAATTCGAGTTTGAGATGAAAGATCTTGGGAAAACTCGATTTGGTCTAGGCTTAGAACTAGAGAATCGAGTAACTGAAATCCTAATTTGCCAGTCGGCTTATGTCCAAAAAATGCTCATGCTATTTAATATAGACAAAGCACATGCTCTTGGCACTCCTATGATTACCCGAAGTCTGGATATTACAAAAGACCCGTTCCGTCAGAAAGATGATGATGAAGAGGTCCTGGGAGCTGAAACTCCATATCTTGATGCGATTGGAACTCTGTTATATTTGGCTCAGTGCACTCAATTAGACATTGCATTCATT GTTCCATATATTGAGTTAGGTCTGTTCTTTCCCTACAGTGAAACAAGAGTTCAAAAGATCCCTCTTGGGATCAGTGGAACACAGCTCTCGGCCTCCCACCGAGAGACTGTGTCTAACATTGCCACAGCCGCAGGTTATGCGCATAGCAGACTAGTCTCCTAA
- the LOC101300768 gene encoding probable peptide/nitrate transporter At3g54450-like: protein MDSSASPDRHHDYQDIEKNIISEQDHSKGGWTAAIFIIFVEMAERFSYYGMSGNLITYLTNELKEPIPVAVKDVNTWTGVSALLPLLGAFIADSYLGRFTTILVSSIIYCLGMGLLTVTVSVIPLHLRKAMFFVALYILSVGLAGHKPCAQTFAADQFSEDSPEERKAKSSFFNWWYMGIIVAGSVAVLVVIYIQDNVSWAAGFGIMTGSILVALIIFLLGIKKYRKQEPLGSPFTKVAQVFVAAVRKQHTKVTTGDSSGVYFRDDTSPQRPLSSVHTNQFRFLDKAMVIDDLDASSETRNPWRLCSLNQVEQVKLLLRLLPIWFCCLMFAVVQSFVQTFFTKQGSSMIRSIGSFQIPQASLLIFVGLTIIVFIPIYDRLFVPIARKFTGHHSGITMLQRIGTGLLISVIIMIVAAMVEARRLKIIRDHNLMDNLKAIVPMRVWWLVPQYVISGLSDVFAFVGIQELFYDQMPEAMRSLGAAFYLSVTGVGNFISSGIITLVQVISSKYGEKWISDNINRGHLDYFYWVIAALSILNLCIYVWIAKGFVYKKN from the exons ATGGACAGCTCTGCATCTCCAGACCGGCATCATGATTATCAAGATATTGAGAAAAACATCATCAGCGAACAAGATCATTCAAAAGGAGGCTGGACTGCTGCCATCTTCATCATCT TTGTCGAAATGGCAGAGAGATTTTCTTACTATGGCATGTCTGGTAACCTCATCACCTATCTCACAAATGAACTCAAGGAACCAATCCCTGTGGCTGTCAAAGACGTTAATACTTGGACTGGTGTCTCAGCTCTATTACCTCTTCTTGGAGCCTTCATAGCCGATTCCTACCTCGGTCGATTCACCACGATCCTTGTCTCCTCCATTATTTACTGCTTG GGAATGGGTTTGTTAACTGTAACAGTTTCCGTTATTCCGCTGCATTTGCGCAAAGCAATGTTCTTTGTGGCACTTTACATATTGTCAGTTGGTCTAGCCGGGCACAAACCATGTGCGCAGACGTTCGCGGCGGACCAGTTTTCAGAGGATTCGCCGGAGGAAAGGAAGGCAAAGAGCTCCTTCTTCAACTGGTGGTACATGGGGATTATTGTTGCTGGCTCTGTTGCCGTTTTGGTAGTCATATATATCCAG GACAATGTAAGCTGGGCGGCAGGGTTTGGAATAATGACAGGTTCCATACTGGTGGCACTGATTATATTTCTGTTGGGAATCAAGAAGTACAGGAAGCAAGAACCCTTAGGCAGTCCCTTCACCAAGGTGGCTCAAGTCTTTGTCGCAGCCGTCAGGAAGCAGCACACCAAGGTCACAACCGGTGACAGTTCCGGTGTGTACTTCAGAGACGACACGAGTCCGCAACGACCACTTTCTTCGGTGCATACCAACCAATTCAG ATTTTTGGACAAGGCAATGGTCATTGACGACCTGGATGCTTCAAGCGAGACAAGAAATCCTTGGAGACTATGTTCACTAAATCAAGTGGAACAAGTAAAGCTTCTCCTACGCCTCCTTCCCATATGGTTTTGCTGCTTAATGTTTGCTGTGGTCCAGTCATTTGTGCAGACCTTCTTCACCAAACAAGGAAGCTCAATGATCCGATCAATAGGTTCATTTCAGATTCCCCAAGCTTCCCTCCTAATCTTTGTTGGCCTCACCATCATAGTTTTCATTCCAATCTACGACCGTCTTTTTGTCCCTATTGCCCGAAAGTTCACCGGGCATCACTCAGGCATTACCATGCTACAAAGAATTGGCACTGGCCTGTTAATATCAGTAATCATTATGATTGTTGCAGCTATGGTAGAAGCCAGAAGGTTAAAGATTATAAGAGATCACAACCTCATGGACAATCTGAAAGCAATTGTTCCAATGAGAGTGTGGTGGTTGGTTCCTCAGTACGTGATATCTGGTTTATCTGATGTATTTGCGTTTGTTGGAATCCAAGAGTTGTTCTATGATCAAATGCCGGAAGCAATGAGAAGTTTGGGAGCAGCGTTTTACCTCAGCGTCACTGGAGTTGGAAACTTTATAAGCAGTGGGATAATAACTTTGGTTCAAGTAATTAGCTCAAAGTATGGTGAAAAATGGATCAGTGACAATATCAATCGCGGTCACCTAGATTACTTTTACTGGGTAATTGCAGCTCTGAGCATATTGAATCTGTGTATTTACGTGTGGATTGCTAAAGGATTTGTGTACAAAAAAAATTGA
- the LOC101301052 gene encoding two-component response regulator ARR9-like: MGLGATDSQFPVLAVDDSIIDRKLIERLLKTSSYQVTAVDSGSKALEFLGLNDEVEQSDIAEAPSVSPNNHHQEVDVKLIITDYCMPGMTGYDLLRKIKESKSLKDIPVVIMSSENEPSRINRCLEEGAEEFFLKPVKLSDVNKLRPHMMKGTSMEDEANISKRKAMGEIQAPERTRTTYNGFDVLS, from the exons ATGGGTTTGGGAGCTACAGATTCCCAGTTTCCTGTTCTGGCTGTAGATGATAGCATCATTGACAGGAAGTTGATTGAGAGACTTCTCAAGACTTCTTCTTATCAAG TTACTGCTGTAGATTCTGGAAGCAAGGCTTTAGAATTTTTGGGTTTGAATGATGAAGTGGAGCAAAGTGATATTGCAGAAGCTCCTTCTGTGTCTCCAAACAATCATCATCAG GAAGTAGATGTGAAGTTGATCATTACAGATTATTGCATGCCAGGAATGACAGGCTATGATCTCCTAAGAAAGATTAAG GAATCTAAGTCTCTCAAAGACATACCAGTTGTTATCATGTCTTCAGAGAATGAACCATCAAGGATCAACAG ATGCTTAGAGGAAGGAGCAGAAGAGTTTTTCCTGAAACCAGTAAAATTGTCTGATGTCAACAAGCTTAGACCCCATATGATGAAGGGTACAAGTATGGAAGACGAAGCCAACATCAGCAAGAGAAAGGCCATGGGAGAAATCCAAGCTCCTGAGAGAACTAGAACAACATATAATGGCTTTGATGTGCTTTCATGA